In Bacillus sp. NP247, one DNA window encodes the following:
- the tadA gene encoding tRNA adenosine(34) deaminase TadA, protein MERDIYFMQLAIEEAKKAEAIQEVPIGAVIVLDGEVISVAHNLRETEQRSIAHAELLAIDEACKKLGTWRLEDTTLYVTLEPCPMCAGGIVLSRVKRVVYGASDPKGGCAGTLMNLLTDERFNHQCEVVTGVLEEECGTLLTSFFRELRKKRKEAKKLEKSNGN, encoded by the coding sequence ATGGAGCGAGATATATATTTTATGCAGTTGGCAATAGAGGAAGCAAAGAAGGCGGAGGCGATACAGGAGGTACCAATTGGTGCTGTAATTGTGCTAGATGGTGAAGTGATTAGTGTCGCACATAACTTAAGAGAAACTGAACAGAGATCAATAGCTCACGCCGAGCTCTTAGCTATTGATGAAGCTTGCAAAAAATTAGGGACATGGCGTTTAGAAGATACAACGTTATATGTAACATTAGAACCTTGTCCAATGTGTGCAGGGGGAATTGTTTTATCGCGTGTAAAACGGGTTGTATATGGTGCGAGCGATCCGAAAGGTGGATGTGCAGGTACATTGATGAATCTTTTAACTGATGAGCGTTTTAATCATCAGTGTGAAGTAGTGACTGGTGTACTTGAAGAGGAATGTGGTACGTTGTTAACGAGTTTTTTTAGGGAGCTTCGTAAGAAAAGAAAAGAAGCGAAAAAACTAGAGAAAAGTAATGGTAACTAA
- the dnaX gene encoding DNA polymerase III subunit gamma/tau, whose translation MSYQALYRTWRPQKFEDVVGQKHVTKTLQNALLQEKASHAYLFSGPRGTGKTTIAKVFAKAINCEHAPVAEPCNECPSCLGITQGSISDVLEIDAASNNGVDEIRDIRDKVKYAPSAVGYKVYIIDEVHMLSMGAFNALLKTLEEPPGHVIFILATTEPHKIPATIISRCQRFEFRKISVNDIVERLSTVVTNEGTQVEDEALQIVARAAEGGMRDALSLIDQAISYSDEMVTSEDVLAVTGSVSQRYLGDLVECIRENDVSRALRIIDEMMSKGKDPVRFMEDFIYYYRDMLLYQTSPQLEHMLERVIVDDQFRTLSEEMQPEVIYEIIHTLSKGQQEMKWTNHPRIFLEVVMVQLCQQFMMQANGADRLQAIMNRMQQLEKELEQVKKNGVPAGVQQEVRETRATPKPVRTGSMKIPVGRVNEVLKQAKRQDLEQLKAVWGELLGRLKSHNKVAFAVLLENSEPVAASDDTYVLAFQYEIHCKMASENREAMDTLEQTLFELLSKRLNMIAIPKSEWGKIREDFLQREGGDSEESPEQKEDPLIEEAVKLVGQELIEIKE comes from the coding sequence GTGTCATACCAAGCGTTATACCGAACATGGAGACCGCAAAAATTCGAAGATGTAGTCGGTCAAAAGCACGTGACAAAAACGTTGCAAAATGCCCTTCTTCAAGAGAAAGCTTCACATGCTTATTTGTTTTCTGGTCCGAGGGGAACAGGGAAAACGACAATTGCAAAAGTATTTGCAAAGGCAATTAACTGTGAACACGCCCCGGTAGCTGAACCTTGTAATGAATGTCCTTCTTGTTTAGGAATTACACAAGGGTCTATTTCAGATGTATTAGAAATTGATGCGGCTTCAAATAACGGTGTAGATGAAATTCGAGATATAAGAGATAAAGTAAAATATGCTCCAAGTGCTGTAGGATATAAAGTATACATTATTGATGAAGTTCACATGCTTTCTATGGGTGCCTTTAATGCGCTTTTGAAAACTTTAGAAGAGCCGCCAGGACATGTTATCTTTATTTTGGCGACAACAGAACCGCATAAGATTCCAGCTACAATCATTTCGCGTTGTCAGCGTTTTGAGTTTCGAAAGATATCAGTAAATGATATCGTTGAGAGGTTATCGACAGTCGTGACAAATGAAGGTACGCAAGTAGAAGATGAAGCGTTACAAATCGTAGCGCGTGCCGCCGAAGGTGGTATGCGTGATGCGCTTAGTCTTATCGATCAAGCTATTTCTTATAGTGATGAGATGGTGACGAGTGAGGATGTTTTAGCTGTAACAGGATCTGTATCTCAGCGATATTTAGGTGACCTGGTAGAATGTATACGTGAAAATGATGTATCAAGAGCGTTACGTATTATAGATGAGATGATGAGTAAAGGGAAAGATCCAGTTCGCTTTATGGAGGATTTCATTTATTACTATCGTGATATGCTTTTATATCAAACTTCACCACAATTAGAACATATGTTGGAACGAGTAATTGTAGATGATCAATTCCGTACGTTAAGTGAAGAAATGCAACCGGAAGTAATCTATGAAATTATTCATACCCTTAGTAAGGGACAACAGGAGATGAAGTGGACAAATCATCCAAGAATATTCTTGGAAGTTGTTATGGTGCAACTGTGTCAGCAGTTTATGATGCAAGCAAACGGCGCAGATCGTTTACAAGCGATTATGAACAGGATGCAGCAGCTGGAGAAAGAGTTAGAGCAAGTTAAAAAGAATGGCGTGCCAGCTGGTGTGCAGCAGGAAGTAAGAGAGACGCGGGCAACACCAAAACCGGTACGAACAGGAAGTATGAAAATTCCTGTTGGACGTGTGAATGAAGTGTTAAAGCAAGCGAAGCGTCAAGATTTAGAACAGTTAAAAGCTGTATGGGGTGAATTATTAGGAAGGCTCAAGTCACATAACAAAGTAGCATTTGCTGTTTTGTTAGAAAATAGTGAACCAGTTGCGGCTTCTGATGATACCTATGTGTTAGCATTTCAATATGAGATTCATTGCAAAATGGCTAGTGAAAATCGAGAAGCGATGGATACATTGGAACAAACTCTTTTCGAATTGTTAAGTAAAAGGTTAAATATGATTGCTATCCCAAAAAGTGAATGGGGTAAAATTCGTGAAGACTTTTTACAACGCGAAGGCGGGGAT
- a CDS encoding DUF3797 domain-containing protein: protein MDLIIQTFPLDGKTLYYVQCPVCKNNRILNSGANVSRIISDDTFRKLCGCTCDVKQVVKKVEVTKEAEKPAVQKEVTPKRTGKLLTAVINGEEMTVKEIAETYDISTSTVRQRINAGKPESEIIAPTKKKK, encoded by the coding sequence ATGGATCTTATTATACAAACGTTTCCTTTAGATGGAAAAACTTTATATTATGTACAATGTCCTGTCTGTAAGAACAATAGAATTTTAAACAGTGGTGCAAATGTGTCGCGCATTATAAGTGATGATACATTTCGTAAACTTTGTGGTTGCACTTGTGATGTAAAACAGGTTGTAAAAAAAGTAGAGGTAACAAAAGAAGCTGAAAAACCAGCTGTGCAAAAAGAAGTAACTCCAAAACGTACAGGGAAATTACTAACAGCAGTAATTAATGGGGAAGAAATGACTGTTAAAGAGATTGCTGAAACATATGATATTAGTACGAGTACTGTTCGTCAGCGTATTAACGCTGGAAAGCCAGAGAGTGAAATTATTGCTCCGACGAAAAAGAAAAAGTAA
- the serS gene encoding serine--tRNA ligase — MLDIKFLRTNFEEVKAKLQHRGEDLTDFGRFEELDTRRRELLVQTEELKSKRNEVSQQISVLKREKKDAEALILEMREVGEKVKDLDNELRTVEEDLERLMLSIPNIPHESAPIGETEDDNVVARTWGEVKEFTYEPKPHWDLATDLGILDFERAGKVTGSRFVFYKGAGARLERALISFMLDLHTDEHGYEEVLPPYMVNRASMTGTGQLPKFEEDAFRIESEDYFLIPTAEVPVTNMHRDEIVSKEQLPIRYAAFSSCFRSEAGSAGRDTRGLIRQHQFNKVELVKFVKPEDSYEELEKLTNDAERVLQLLELPYRVMSMCTGDLGFTAAKKYDIEVWIPSYGTYREISSCSNFEAFQARRANIRFRREPNGKPEHVHTLNGSGLAIGRTVAAILENYQQEDGTIIIPEVLRPYMGGKTVIK, encoded by the coding sequence ATGCTTGATATTAAATTTTTACGTACGAATTTTGAAGAAGTAAAAGCAAAATTACAGCATAGAGGCGAAGATTTAACGGATTTTGGTCGCTTTGAAGAACTTGATACGAGAAGAAGGGAGCTACTTGTTCAAACGGAAGAACTAAAAAGTAAACGTAACGAAGTATCTCAACAAATTTCAGTATTAAAGCGTGAAAAGAAAGATGCGGAAGCTCTAATTCTAGAAATGCGTGAAGTTGGGGAAAAAGTAAAAGATCTTGATAATGAGCTTCGTACAGTTGAAGAAGATTTAGAAAGATTAATGCTATCTATCCCAAATATCCCTCATGAATCTGCTCCAATAGGTGAAACAGAGGATGATAACGTAGTGGCACGTACTTGGGGAGAAGTGAAAGAATTTACTTATGAGCCAAAACCACATTGGGACCTTGCTACTGATTTAGGGATTTTAGATTTTGAACGTGCTGGGAAAGTAACAGGAAGCCGATTTGTATTTTACAAAGGTGCTGGTGCAAGATTAGAACGTGCTTTGATTAGCTTTATGCTTGACCTTCATACTGATGAGCATGGATATGAGGAAGTATTGCCTCCTTATATGGTAAACCGTGCAAGTATGACAGGAACAGGACAACTTCCGAAGTTTGAAGAAGATGCATTCCGTATTGAAAGTGAAGATTATTTCCTAATCCCAACAGCTGAAGTACCTGTAACGAATATGCATCGTGATGAGATTGTGAGTAAAGAGCAATTGCCGATACGATATGCTGCGTTTAGCTCATGCTTCCGTTCTGAAGCAGGTTCAGCTGGTCGTGATACACGCGGTTTAATTCGCCAACACCAATTTAATAAAGTTGAACTTGTGAAGTTCGTGAAACCAGAAGATTCTTACGAGGAGTTAGAAAAATTAACAAATGATGCAGAGCGCGTGTTACAATTATTAGAGTTGCCATATCGCGTTATGAGCATGTGTACAGGAGATTTAGGATTTACAGCAGCGAAGAAATACGATATTGAAGTATGGATTCCAAGCTATGGTACATATCGTGAAATTTCTTCTTGTAGTAATTTTGAGGCCTTCCAAGCGAGACGCGCGAATATCCGTTTCCGCCGTGAGCCAAATGGCAAACCGGAACATGTTCATACACTAAATGGATCTGGTCTTGCAATTGGACGTACAGTGGCAGCTATTTTAGAGAACTACCAACAAGAAGATGGTACAATTATAATTCCAGAAGTTCTTCGCCCTTATATGGGAGGAAAAACAGTTATTAAATAA
- a CDS encoding deoxynucleoside kinase, translated as MTGVPFITVEGPIGVGKTSLAKELSTHMQLHLLKEIVDENPFLGKFYEDIDEWSFQTEMFFLCNRYKQLEDINIKYLNQRKPVVADYHIFKNLIFASRTLKDSQYDKYMQIYRILTQDMPVPNVIVYLTASLETLQKRIAMRGREFEKNMDPNYLLQLTKDYETAMDAFKKDHPDIPVLKFNGDDMDFVRNPDDLNVILSALQNTLLKEPK; from the coding sequence GTGACCGGAGTACCATTTATCACGGTTGAAGGACCAATTGGTGTTGGAAAAACTTCACTTGCGAAGGAACTTTCAACTCACATGCAACTCCACTTACTAAAAGAGATTGTTGATGAAAATCCTTTTTTAGGAAAATTCTACGAAGACATCGACGAATGGAGTTTTCAAACAGAGATGTTCTTTCTTTGTAATAGATACAAACAACTAGAGGATATTAACATAAAGTATTTAAATCAAAGGAAGCCTGTAGTAGCAGATTATCATATATTTAAAAATTTAATTTTTGCATCCCGTACATTAAAAGATTCTCAATATGACAAGTACATGCAAATTTATCGCATTCTTACGCAAGATATGCCTGTACCAAATGTCATCGTTTATTTAACAGCAAGCCTAGAAACATTACAAAAACGAATTGCGATGCGCGGAAGAGAATTCGAAAAAAATATGGATCCAAATTACTTGCTACAGCTTACAAAAGATTACGAAACAGCAATGGATGCTTTCAAAAAGGACCATCCAGATATTCCAGTATTGAAATTTAATGGAGACGATATGGATTTTGTAAGAAATCCTGATGATTTAAATGTCATCTTATCCGCTCTTCAAAATACTCTCTTGAAGGAGCCGAAATAA
- a CDS encoding deoxynucleoside kinase, whose product MNLRQKYDIPNDAVITIAGTVGVGKSTMTTALANALGYRTSFEKVDSNPYLDKFYADFTRWSFHLQVYFLAERFKEQKRIFEYGGGFVQDRSIYEDTGIFAKMHYEKGTMTETDYETYKGLFDAMVMTPYFPHPDLLIYLEGSFDDIVDRIQERGRPMEQQTPIEYWKEMHGRYDNWINNFNSCPVLRLNINEYDILKDGDSIEPIIKKIGHFLKQTRKLVK is encoded by the coding sequence ATGAATTTAAGGCAAAAATATGATATACCAAACGATGCAGTTATCACTATTGCTGGAACAGTAGGTGTCGGTAAATCAACTATGACAACTGCATTAGCTAACGCTTTAGGTTATCGTACATCTTTTGAAAAAGTAGATTCCAACCCATATTTGGACAAGTTCTATGCTGATTTCACACGCTGGAGCTTTCACTTACAAGTGTATTTTTTAGCAGAACGATTTAAAGAACAAAAAAGAATTTTCGAATATGGTGGCGGTTTTGTTCAAGACCGTTCTATCTATGAGGACACTGGTATTTTCGCAAAGATGCATTACGAAAAGGGTACAATGACTGAAACTGATTATGAAACATACAAAGGTTTATTTGATGCTATGGTCATGACTCCTTACTTCCCTCATCCAGACTTATTAATTTACCTAGAAGGTTCTTTTGATGATATTGTCGATCGTATTCAAGAACGAGGACGTCCGATGGAGCAGCAAACACCAATTGAGTATTGGAAAGAGATGCATGGACGTTACGATAACTGGATTAATAACTTTAATTCATGCCCTGTTTTACGATTAAACATTAATGAATACGATATTTTAAAAGATGGCGATTCAATCGAACCAATCATTAAAAAAATTGGACATTTTTTAAAACAAACACGTAAACTTGTAAAATAA
- the pdxS gene encoding pyridoxal 5'-phosphate synthase lyase subunit PdxS — translation MTNVTGTERVKRGMAEMQKGGVIMDVVNAEQARIAEEAGAVAVMALERVPADIRAAGGVSRMADPTIVEEVMGAVSIPVMAKCRIGHLVEARVLESLGVDYIDESEVLTPADEVYHLNKRDYTVPFVCGCRDIGEAARRIAEGASMLRTKGEPGTGNIVEAVRHMRQVNAEIRQVASLREDELMTYAKNTGAPYEVLLEIKRLGRLPVVNFAAGGVATPADAALMMQLGADGVFVGSGIFKSENPEKFARAIVEATTHYEDYELIASLSKGLGNAMKGVEISTLLPEQRMQERGW, via the coding sequence ATGACAAATGTAACAGGGACAGAACGTGTAAAACGTGGAATGGCAGAAATGCAAAAAGGCGGCGTTATTATGGACGTAGTTAACGCTGAGCAAGCAAGAATTGCAGAAGAGGCAGGCGCAGTTGCTGTTATGGCATTAGAGCGTGTACCTGCAGATATTCGTGCAGCAGGTGGCGTTTCTCGTATGGCAGATCCAACAATTGTTGAAGAAGTTATGGGTGCTGTATCAATTCCGGTTATGGCAAAATGCCGTATCGGTCACCTTGTAGAAGCACGTGTATTAGAATCATTAGGGGTAGACTATATCGATGAGAGTGAAGTATTAACTCCCGCTGATGAAGTATACCATTTAAATAAACGTGATTACACAGTTCCATTTGTATGTGGTTGCCGTGATATTGGAGAAGCTGCACGTCGTATTGCAGAAGGTGCATCTATGCTTCGTACAAAAGGTGAGCCTGGAACTGGAAACATTGTAGAGGCAGTGCGTCATATGCGCCAAGTCAATGCAGAAATCCGTCAAGTTGCAAGTCTACGTGAAGATGAGTTAATGACATATGCAAAAAATACTGGTGCTCCTTATGAAGTACTACTTGAAATTAAACGCCTTGGTCGCCTGCCAGTTGTAAACTTTGCAGCAGGTGGTGTAGCAACACCTGCAGATGCAGCGTTAATGATGCAACTTGGTGCTGATGGTGTATTTGTTGGATCTGGTATCTTCAAATCAGAGAACCCAGAGAAATTTGCACGTGCAATCGTTGAAGCAACGACTCATTATGAAGATTACGAACTAATTGCAAGCCTTTCTAAAGGATTAGGTAATGCAATGAAAGGTGTCGAAATTTCAACGTTATTACCAGAACAACGCATGCAAGAGCGTGGATGGTAA
- a CDS encoding isochorismatase family cysteine hydrolase has translation MKNTALLIIDMINDFQFSHGPILAQKCEIIKNPILQLKDSMKSLGYPIIYVNDHYQLWRSDIDQLITHCTNEYSKNIIEAIAPHTDDYIFIKPHYSAFYETPLNSLLGYLKIENLILTGIAGNICILFTANDAHMRNYTLYVPRDCIASNNEQDNEHALKIMEATLKANIVPSSQIKFS, from the coding sequence ATGAAAAATACTGCCTTACTCATTATCGATATGATTAATGATTTTCAATTCTCCCACGGGCCCATTCTGGCACAGAAATGTGAAATTATAAAGAACCCCATTTTACAATTAAAGGACAGCATGAAATCATTGGGGTATCCAATAATTTATGTCAATGATCACTATCAACTTTGGAGATCTGATATCGATCAACTTATTACTCATTGCACAAATGAGTATAGTAAAAATATTATTGAGGCCATTGCTCCGCATACTGACGATTACATTTTTATTAAACCACATTACTCTGCTTTTTATGAAACACCTTTGAATTCTTTATTGGGTTATTTAAAAATCGAAAATCTCATTTTAACAGGAATTGCCGGGAACATATGCATCCTTTTTACAGCTAATGATGCCCATATGAGAAATTATACACTTTATGTACCACGGGATTGTATCGCTTCTAATAACGAGCAAGATAATGAACATGCTTTAAAAATAATGGAAGCCACATTAAAGGCAAATATTGTACCGTCATCCCAAATAAAATTTAGTTAA
- the pdxT gene encoding pyridoxal 5'-phosphate synthase glutaminase subunit PdxT, with protein MVKIGVLGLQGAVREHVKSVEASGAEAVVVKRIEQLEEIDGLILPGGESTTMRRLIDKYAFMEPLRTFAKSGKPMFGTCAGMILLAKTLIGYEEAHIGAMDITVERNAFGRQRDSFEAALSMKGVGEDFVGVFIRAPYVVNVADDVEVLSTHGERMVAVRQGPFLAASFHPELTDDHRVTAYFVEMVKEAKMKKVV; from the coding sequence ATGGTGAAAATCGGTGTACTAGGTCTTCAAGGTGCTGTTCGTGAGCATGTGAAATCAGTTGAAGCAAGTGGTGCAGAAGCTGTGGTTGTAAAGCGTATAGAACAACTTGAAGAAATTGATGGTCTTATTTTACCAGGCGGTGAAAGTACAACAATGCGCCGTCTTATTGATAAGTATGCTTTCATGGAGCCTCTTCGTACATTTGCGAAGTCTGGTAAACCAATGTTTGGTACATGTGCAGGAATGATTCTTCTTGCGAAAACGCTTATTGGCTATGAAGAAGCGCATATTGGCGCTATGGATATTACGGTTGAGCGCAATGCGTTCGGACGCCAAAGAGATAGCTTTGAAGCTGCACTTTCAATGAAAGGTGTGGGAGAGGACTTTGTTGGTGTATTTATCCGTGCTCCGTATGTTGTAAATGTAGCTGATGATGTTGAAGTACTTTCTACGCATGGCGAGCGAATGGTAGCGGTAAGGCAAGGACCGTTTTTAGCTGCTTCTTTCCATCCGGAATTAACGGATGATCATCGTGTAACAGCATACTTTGTAGAAATGGTAAAAGAAGCGAAAATGAAAAAAGTTGTATAA
- the dacA gene encoding D-alanyl-D-alanine carboxypeptidase DacA → MFCKRFMALVTVLTLACSMLLPYSNASAETGAALNIEAGAAILVEANSGKILYQKNADELLSIASMTKMMSEYLVHEAVDKGKLKWDQKIKVSEYAYKVSQDASLSNVALENGGTYTVKELYEAMAIFSANGATIALAEAIAGKEVDFVKMMNDKSKELGLKNYKFVNSTGLTNKDLKGMHPEGTTADEENKMSAKDVATLAQHLIKDYPKVLDTAKIPKKVFRPEKEKFAMSNWNWMLKGLVKEYDGVDGLKTGSTPEAGDCFTGTVERNGMRFISVVIKTSSHTARFDETKKLYDYGFANFEMKKMYEKGSSVKGQETVRVENAKDKDVAVQTKQVVSLPVSKGSKDVYKTEFKEASKGQEAPIKKGVALGQMVITPKDTNDPGFLSGKSLQVDLVTKSAVEEANWFTRSMRGIGSFFSGMWNGAVDTVKGWF, encoded by the coding sequence TCAGCTGAAACAGGAGCCGCTCTAAACATTGAAGCGGGTGCGGCAATTTTAGTAGAAGCGAATTCTGGGAAAATTTTATATCAAAAGAATGCAGATGAGTTATTATCAATTGCTAGTATGACAAAAATGATGAGTGAATATTTAGTTCATGAAGCAGTGGATAAAGGAAAACTTAAGTGGGATCAAAAAATTAAGGTTTCTGAATATGCATATAAGGTTTCACAAGATGCCTCATTATCAAATGTTGCATTAGAAAATGGCGGCACTTATACAGTAAAAGAGTTGTATGAAGCGATGGCAATCTTTTCTGCAAATGGTGCAACAATTGCATTAGCAGAAGCAATTGCAGGTAAAGAAGTAGACTTCGTAAAAATGATGAATGATAAATCGAAAGAACTAGGATTGAAAAATTATAAATTTGTCAATTCCACAGGTTTAACAAACAAAGATTTAAAGGGAATGCATCCTGAAGGAACAACAGCGGATGAAGAAAATAAAATGTCTGCAAAAGATGTTGCAACTTTAGCACAACATCTAATTAAAGACTATCCAAAAGTGTTAGATACAGCGAAAATCCCGAAAAAAGTATTCCGTCCAGAAAAAGAAAAATTTGCAATGTCGAACTGGAACTGGATGTTAAAGGGTTTAGTTAAAGAATATGATGGCGTAGATGGCCTGAAAACAGGATCAACTCCAGAAGCAGGTGATTGCTTCACTGGTACGGTTGAAAGAAACGGTATGCGTTTTATTTCTGTAGTCATTAAAACAAGTTCTCATACAGCAAGATTTGATGAGACGAAGAAGTTATATGATTATGGCTTTGCTAACTTTGAAATGAAGAAAATGTATGAAAAAGGTTCTTCGGTCAAAGGACAAGAAACAGTACGAGTAGAAAATGCAAAAGATAAAGATGTAGCAGTTCAAACAAAACAAGTTGTTTCACTTCCAGTGTCAAAAGGAAGTAAAGATGTTTATAAAACAGAATTTAAAGAAGCAAGTAAGGGACAAGAAGCACCTATCAAAAAGGGTGTTGCACTTGGTCAGATGGTAATTACACCAAAAGATACGAATGACCCTGGATTTTTATCTGGTAAGTCATTACAAGTAGATCTTGTAACAAAATCAGCAGTAGAAGAAGCAAACTGGTTTACTCGTTCTATGCGCGGAATTGGTTCTTTCTTTAGTGGTATGTGGAATGGTGCTGTTGATACAGTAAAAGGTTGGTTTTAA